The Allorhodopirellula heiligendammensis genomic interval TGCTTACCCTACCAATTCCAACTCCCCGTCCGCTGAAGACTCACGTGCCATACGCTCAAATCGGTCCCATTGCCGTGCATCTGCCGCCTCGGGTCGAAGACAACGAATGTCTGAAGAAACAGTTCCCGAACTGGGATCTCGATCTGATTGCGGAAAAGACTGGAATTCATCAGCGGCACATTGCCGATCCTGGTGTCACCGCAGCTGATTTGGCGGTGGCTGCGGCGAAGGACCTCTTTGAGCGAGAGTCGATTGACCCGGCGAGTATCGACTTTCTCCTGCTCTGCACCCAGACTCCGGATTATCCGCTGCCGACGACGGCGTGTTTGTTGCAGGACCGGTTGGGGCTGCCGACCCGCTGCGGTGCCGTTGATTTCAATTTGGGCTGTAGCGGATTTGTGTATGGCTTGGCGATGGCCGACGGTCTTATCCAGAGCGGCGCGGCGAGCCGGGTACTGTTGTTAACCGCCGAGACGTACAGCAAATACATCGATCCGGACGATCGCAGTCTCCGTACCATTTTTGGTGACGCTGCCGCCGCGACCCTGGTGACTGCGGGCGAACGTCCGAGTTTGTGGGGGTTTCAGTTTGGGAGCGATGGCAGTGGTGCAGACATGTTGATCGTTGGCGATGGTGGGGCGAGATCGTCGGAGGACGCCATCCCGCCACGGCATCGAAAACGCTGGAAGAGCCGCCTGTACATGGACGGGCCCAGTCTCATTGGGTTCACTGTCGAAGCCATTCCGCGACTGGTCGATGAGATCTTGCAGGCTAACTCGCTGAGTGACGCCGATGTGCACCGCTATTTAATGCACCAAGCGACATGGAAGATGCTTGATCAACTTCGCGTGCGGATGAATGTGGCTGCGGAGAGGTTGCCGATCGACTTGGCGGATATCGGCAACACAGTATCGTGTACATTGCCGATCCTGATCGATCGGCTACGTCGCCGCGGCGATTTGAGCGGAGCTGATACGAATATGCTCGTCGGTTTCGGTGTTGGGCTGTCGTGGGCTGGCTGCTTGTGGCGTGACGATTGGACCGGTAATTAGCCGATCACTTAACTCGGTAGCGGGGAAGATCATCCATGACATCCAAAACGCAGAATTGCACCGGCTGTTTTCTCGTTGCATCCCCCTACCTCACCGATGGCCATTTCTTCCGCTCAGTGGTGTTCGTGATTCGGCATACCGATGAAGGGGCCTTCGGCGTGGTGATCAATCGCAGCACCTCCAAACGCTTTAGCGAAGTGGTGGAGATGTCCAGTCCATCATGGCATGTCCAGCCAGCGAAGCAGCCTGGAGCAGAATCAGCCGATCCCGCCGACGCGACGTCTGCAGAAGATCAAGCGCCACCGCCGCCAGATCAGATTTATCTCGGTGGTCCGGTCGAAGGCCCCCTGCTGGCGCTGCACGAACTGGCTGGGATCGGTGAACCGTGCGGAGATTTGACCTCGAGCAGCGGTCAGGAATCTGCGGCGGAAGACCCCGCGGGTACAAAAATGACGGTGCACGATCATCCTGCTGAAGCATGGGGCTCGATGTCGATCCAGTGGAGCGATGTGCCTGCCTGGATGACGGCGGACGAAGATCATCTGCGAATTCTTGCTCGCCGAGACGACACCCGACTGAAATTTGTCGTTGGATATTCAGGGTGGGGTGCGGGACAACTTGAACATGAACTGGACGCGGGAGGATGGCTGGTCACCCCCGCTGAGTCAGACTCCATCTTCGACCGCTCTGATGAGGTTTGGG includes:
- a CDS encoding YqgE/AlgH family protein, with product MTSKTQNCTGCFLVASPYLTDGHFFRSVVFVIRHTDEGAFGVVINRSTSKRFSEVVEMSSPSWHVQPAKQPGAESADPADATSAEDQAPPPPDQIYLGGPVEGPLLALHELAGIGEPCGDLTSSSGQESAAEDPAGTKMTVHDHPAEAWGSMSIQWSDVPAWMTADEDHLRILARRDDTRLKFVVGYSGWGAGQLEHELDAGGWLVTPAESDSIFDRSDEVWEKLVHRCGHAILKDLRPDLSLPDEDVGFDPGVN
- a CDS encoding ketoacyl-ACP synthase III; this translates as MPYAQIGPIAVHLPPRVEDNECLKKQFPNWDLDLIAEKTGIHQRHIADPGVTAADLAVAAAKDLFERESIDPASIDFLLLCTQTPDYPLPTTACLLQDRLGLPTRCGAVDFNLGCSGFVYGLAMADGLIQSGAASRVLLLTAETYSKYIDPDDRSLRTIFGDAAAATLVTAGERPSLWGFQFGSDGSGADMLIVGDGGARSSEDAIPPRHRKRWKSRLYMDGPSLIGFTVEAIPRLVDEILQANSLSDADVHRYLMHQATWKMLDQLRVRMNVAAERLPIDLADIGNTVSCTLPILIDRLRRRGDLSGADTNMLVGFGVGLSWAGCLWRDDWTGN